A window of Microbacterium luteolum contains these coding sequences:
- a CDS encoding sugar ABC transporter ATP-binding protein, which produces MIAESALEPLIRLEGITVDYPGVRALDGVDFRMFPGEVHAVMGENAAGKSTLVAVLTGTRAPDAGTVVVAGEPRRFGGVADSRAAGIATVFQETQLSPNLSVAENVMLGRERRGRLGIDWKRTRAAAAEALGRLGLDDLDPKTPLSMLTPAQKQLVALARAVVDDPRVLVLDEPTSSLDQAEVATLMRVIRGLRERGVAILFVSHFLEQAFAISDRMTVLRGGKRIGEYATRDLERADLISKMLGKDIDGLRALGSERKAHHYASDGEPAMRATSFGRRGAIERTDIDVQRGEIVGLAGLRGSGRSELASLLSGSVRADSGELWVDGERVELRSPSAALRHRIALSAESRRTQGIIGDLTARENMILSLQALRGWTRPLSTAEEAALVDTYVEALHLAPSDLDRPVRMLSGGTQQKVLLARALAVRPHVLILDEPTRGIDIAAKLEVQRRISQLAGDGVAVVFISSELEEVVRLSDRIIVLKDREKIGELSNGPGVTVDTVVEMIAADPGPDAGL; this is translated from the coding sequence GTGATCGCCGAGTCCGCCCTCGAGCCGCTGATCCGGCTCGAGGGCATCACGGTCGACTATCCGGGGGTGCGGGCGCTCGACGGCGTCGACTTCCGGATGTTCCCGGGCGAGGTGCACGCCGTGATGGGGGAGAACGCGGCGGGCAAGTCGACGCTGGTGGCCGTGCTCACCGGCACGCGGGCACCCGACGCCGGGACCGTCGTCGTCGCCGGGGAGCCCCGCCGGTTCGGCGGCGTCGCGGACAGCCGCGCCGCGGGCATCGCCACCGTGTTCCAGGAGACGCAGCTCAGCCCGAACCTCAGCGTCGCCGAGAACGTCATGCTGGGGCGCGAGCGCCGGGGACGTCTCGGCATCGACTGGAAGAGGACGCGCGCGGCCGCCGCCGAGGCGCTCGGCAGGCTCGGTCTCGACGACCTCGACCCGAAGACGCCGCTGTCGATGCTGACGCCCGCGCAGAAGCAGCTCGTCGCCCTGGCGCGGGCCGTGGTCGACGACCCGCGGGTCCTGGTGCTCGATGAGCCGACGTCGAGTCTCGACCAGGCGGAGGTCGCGACGCTCATGCGCGTCATCCGCGGTCTGCGCGAGCGCGGGGTCGCGATCCTCTTCGTCTCCCACTTCCTCGAGCAGGCGTTCGCGATCAGCGACCGGATGACGGTGCTGCGCGGCGGGAAGCGCATCGGCGAGTACGCGACGCGGGATCTCGAGCGGGCGGACCTCATCTCCAAGATGCTCGGCAAGGACATCGACGGGCTGAGGGCGCTGGGCTCCGAGCGCAAGGCCCATCACTACGCCTCGGACGGCGAGCCGGCGATGCGGGCGACGTCCTTCGGGCGACGCGGAGCGATCGAGCGGACGGACATCGACGTGCAGCGCGGCGAGATCGTCGGGCTCGCCGGCCTCCGGGGGTCCGGCCGCTCCGAACTCGCCTCGCTGCTGAGCGGATCGGTGCGGGCCGACAGCGGGGAGCTGTGGGTCGACGGCGAACGCGTGGAGCTGCGGAGTCCCTCGGCCGCCCTCCGCCATCGCATCGCCCTGTCCGCGGAGAGCAGGCGCACGCAGGGGATCATCGGCGATCTCACCGCCCGGGAGAACATGATCCTCTCGCTGCAGGCGCTGCGCGGCTGGACGCGTCCGCTCTCGACGGCGGAGGAGGCGGCGCTCGTCGACACCTACGTCGAGGCCCTGCACCTCGCGCCGTCCGATCTGGACCGGCCCGTCAGGATGCTGTCCGGTGGGACGCAGCAGAAGGTGCTGCTCGCCCGCGCGCTCGCCGTGCGCCCGCACGTGCTGATCCTCGACGAGCCGACGCGGGGGATCGACATCGCGGCGAAGCTGGAGGTGCAGCGCCGCATCAGTCAGCTCGCGGGCGACGGGGTCGCCGTCGTGTTCATCTCCTCCGAACTCGAAGAGGTCGTGCGCCTGAGCGATCGCATCATCGTGCTCAAGGACCGCGAGAAGATCGGCGAACTCAGCAACGGACCCGGTGTGACGGTGGACACCGTGGTCGAGATGATCGCCGCGGATCCCGGTCCTGACGCGGGACTGTGA
- a CDS encoding substrate-binding domain-containing protein, whose protein sequence is MSAKKRIRVALGLAAAGALTIGLAACSAGGSGGSGGDAGGSDELTTVGFVAVGPEGAWREANEQNIQDTFTEDAGYDLKYAPATNLDQKSQIDAFTSFVDEGVDVILLSATEASGWEDSLKRAQEAEIPVILLDRGIEPDDDSLYVTRIAPDNVEVAKEVGTWAAATFPDGGNYVVLEGPAGVGVVNERNEGFDEGLGGSSLTKLDAQTANWSAEEGKSVFETMLKSANNDIQLVFAQNDEMGLGAAQAAEEAGLVVGTDVKIATIDGTKNAMQALADGQLSYVHEYNPLFGETAMEVVEKTLAGEKVESYIVVPSEAFDSAEAAKAVLADRKY, encoded by the coding sequence ATGTCCGCGAAGAAGCGCATCCGCGTCGCGCTCGGTCTGGCAGCAGCCGGCGCACTCACCATCGGCCTTGCGGCCTGCTCGGCCGGCGGCTCCGGTGGCTCCGGCGGTGACGCCGGTGGTTCCGACGAACTCACCACCGTCGGCTTCGTCGCCGTCGGCCCCGAGGGCGCCTGGCGAGAGGCCAACGAGCAGAACATCCAGGACACCTTCACGGAGGATGCCGGATACGACCTCAAGTACGCACCGGCCACCAACCTCGACCAGAAGTCGCAGATCGACGCGTTCACGTCGTTCGTCGACGAAGGCGTCGACGTGATCCTGCTGTCGGCCACCGAGGCCTCCGGCTGGGAGGACTCCCTCAAGCGGGCACAGGAAGCCGAGATCCCGGTCATCCTGCTCGACCGCGGCATCGAGCCCGACGACGACAGCCTGTACGTCACCCGCATCGCGCCCGACAACGTCGAGGTCGCGAAAGAGGTCGGCACGTGGGCTGCGGCCACCTTCCCGGACGGCGGCAACTACGTCGTCCTCGAGGGTCCCGCCGGCGTCGGCGTCGTGAACGAGCGCAACGAGGGCTTCGACGAGGGCCTTGGCGGCTCGTCGCTCACCAAGCTCGACGCGCAGACCGCGAACTGGTCGGCGGAGGAGGGCAAGAGCGTCTTCGAGACGATGCTCAAGTCGGCGAACAACGACATCCAGCTCGTGTTCGCCCAGAACGACGAGATGGGACTCGGAGCCGCCCAGGCAGCGGAAGAGGCCGGCCTCGTCGTGGGCACGGACGTGAAGATCGCCACGATCGACGGCACCAAGAACGCCATGCAGGCGCTCGCCGACGGTCAGCTCAGCTACGTCCACGAGTACAACCCGCTGTTCGGTGAGACCGCCATGGAGGTCGTCGAGAAGACGCTCGCCGGGGAGAAGGTCGAGTCGTACATCGTCGTGCCGAGCGAGGCCTTCGACTCCGCGGAGGCGGCCAAGGCCGTGCTCGCAGACCGCAAGTACTGA
- a CDS encoding sugar ABC transporter ATP-binding protein, translating into MNEELPLVEMRGITIEFPGVKALDGVGFRLFPGEVHALMGENGAGKSTLIKALTGVYRIDSGSIVVTGQERSFAGAGDAQDAGISTVYQEVNLAPNLSIGENVMLGHEVRGAFGINWAATHRAATHALTRLGLGHLDTRKPLSTLSIALQQLVAISRAMAIKAKVLILDEPTSSLDAAEVDGLFTVIRSLRDEGIAILFVSHFLDQVYAISDRLTVLRNGQYVGEYLTRDLDRHALISKMIGKDLDALKSLGGNRRRAPRAADEEPLLSASGIARRGAVEATDLDIRPGEIVGFAGLLGSGRTELARLLYGADRADEGAIELHGRRVDLRSPADALPRRIAFSTENRRDEGIIGDLTVRENIILAVQAERGWARPMSRKEQDAIVEKYIAQFNVRPADPERMIKNLSGGNQQKVLLGRWLATKPELLILDEPTRGIDVGAKAEIQEAVAELAEEGVAVVFISSELEEVVRLSERIVVLKDHRKIGELQNGPDVTAQAIVDVIAAHGVEAAAETLDDADGALPDSIALTTDKEAAR; encoded by the coding sequence ATGAACGAAGAACTCCCCCTCGTCGAGATGCGTGGGATCACGATCGAGTTCCCCGGGGTGAAGGCCCTCGACGGAGTCGGCTTCCGCCTGTTCCCCGGTGAGGTGCACGCGCTCATGGGCGAGAACGGCGCCGGGAAATCGACCCTGATCAAGGCTCTGACCGGCGTCTACCGGATCGACTCCGGATCGATCGTCGTCACCGGCCAGGAGCGCAGCTTCGCGGGTGCCGGCGATGCGCAGGATGCCGGGATCTCGACGGTGTACCAGGAGGTCAACCTCGCGCCGAACCTCTCCATCGGGGAGAACGTGATGCTCGGGCACGAGGTCCGCGGCGCGTTCGGCATCAACTGGGCGGCGACGCACCGCGCGGCGACTCATGCCCTCACCCGCCTCGGACTCGGCCACCTCGACACCCGCAAGCCGCTCTCCACCCTCTCGATCGCCCTGCAGCAGCTCGTCGCGATCAGCCGGGCGATGGCCATCAAGGCCAAGGTGCTGATCCTCGACGAGCCGACGTCGAGCCTCGACGCCGCCGAAGTCGACGGACTGTTCACGGTGATCCGCTCCCTCCGCGACGAGGGCATCGCGATCCTCTTCGTCTCGCACTTCCTCGATCAGGTCTACGCGATCAGCGACCGGCTCACGGTGCTCCGCAACGGACAGTACGTCGGCGAATACCTCACCCGCGACCTCGACCGCCACGCCCTGATCTCGAAGATGATCGGCAAGGACCTCGACGCCCTGAAGTCGCTCGGCGGCAACCGTCGGCGCGCGCCGCGTGCGGCCGACGAGGAGCCGCTGCTGTCGGCATCCGGCATCGCCCGCCGCGGCGCCGTCGAGGCGACCGACCTCGACATCCGCCCCGGTGAGATCGTCGGGTTCGCGGGGCTCCTCGGCTCCGGCCGCACCGAGCTCGCCCGTCTGCTCTACGGCGCCGACCGCGCCGACGAGGGCGCGATCGAGCTCCACGGCCGCCGTGTCGACCTGCGCTCGCCGGCGGATGCCCTCCCGCGGCGCATCGCGTTCTCGACCGAGAACCGGCGTGACGAGGGGATCATCGGCGACCTCACCGTCCGCGAGAACATCATCCTCGCCGTCCAGGCGGAACGCGGATGGGCCAGACCCATGTCGCGCAAGGAGCAGGACGCGATCGTGGAGAAATACATCGCCCAGTTCAACGTCCGACCGGCCGATCCGGAGCGGATGATCAAGAACCTCTCCGGCGGGAACCAGCAGAAGGTGCTCCTCGGGCGCTGGCTGGCCACCAAGCCCGAACTTCTCATCCTCGACGAGCCCACGCGCGGCATCGACGTCGGCGCCAAGGCCGAGATCCAGGAGGCCGTCGCCGAACTCGCCGAGGAAGGCGTCGCCGTCGTCTTCATCTCGTCCGAGCTCGAGGAGGTGGTGCGACTCTCCGAGCGCATCGTCGTCCTCAAGGACCACCGCAAGATCGGCGAGCTCCAGAACGGACCGGATGTCACGGCGCAGGCGATCGTCGACGTGATCGCCGCGCACGGCGTGGAGGCCGCGGCCGAGACCCTCGACGACGCCGACGGCGCCCTGCCGGATAGCATCGCCCTCACGACCGACAAGGAGGCAGCGCGATGA
- a CDS encoding ABC transporter permease, translating to MTAAAGTSFWRDLIHKPFFWGIVAIVALLALNVLKDPTYLALTINPNNGNLVGNLIDILRQAAPVMMIAIGMSLVIATGGIDLSVGSLMAVSGAVAMEFLSAAGDSGSVGAALGAIGLALVITGILGAVNGILVAYVGLQPFIATLVLMLAGRGIAKVITGGQNTTASNDPFRWIANGFVIGIPVVFILAVLLVLIVGWVVRKSALGLMIEAIGINPRASRMAGIKPKGLLLTTYILSGILAGIAGIMSVGTVMTVDISRTGYQLELDAILAVVIGGASLAGGKFSLSGAFVGALLIATLDKTVLYLGISSSATPAFKAIVIVALCLLQSERVRSWFRRRRQAPPVEQLTAKEEVTA from the coding sequence ATGACCGCCGCAGCCGGCACCAGCTTCTGGCGCGATCTGATCCACAAGCCCTTCTTCTGGGGGATCGTGGCGATCGTCGCACTCCTCGCGCTGAACGTGCTGAAGGACCCGACGTACCTGGCCCTCACGATCAACCCGAACAACGGCAACCTCGTCGGCAACCTCATCGACATCCTGCGCCAGGCGGCGCCGGTGATGATGATCGCGATCGGCATGTCCCTCGTGATCGCGACCGGTGGCATCGACCTCTCGGTCGGATCGCTGATGGCGGTCTCGGGCGCGGTGGCGATGGAGTTCCTCAGCGCCGCCGGGGACTCGGGAAGCGTCGGTGCGGCGCTCGGCGCGATCGGGCTCGCGCTCGTCATCACCGGCATCCTCGGGGCGGTCAACGGCATCCTCGTCGCCTATGTCGGCCTGCAGCCCTTCATCGCGACCCTCGTGCTGATGCTGGCAGGGCGCGGCATCGCCAAGGTGATCACCGGGGGACAGAACACGACCGCGTCGAACGACCCGTTCCGGTGGATCGCGAACGGCTTCGTGATCGGCATCCCGGTGGTGTTCATCCTCGCGGTGCTGCTCGTGCTCATCGTCGGCTGGGTCGTGCGCAAGAGCGCTCTCGGCCTCATGATCGAGGCGATCGGCATCAACCCGCGGGCCAGCCGGATGGCGGGCATCAAGCCCAAGGGGCTGCTGCTGACCACGTACATCCTCAGCGGCATCCTGGCCGGGATCGCCGGCATCATGTCGGTCGGCACCGTCATGACGGTCGACATCTCGCGTACCGGATACCAGCTGGAGCTCGACGCGATCCTCGCGGTCGTCATCGGCGGGGCGTCTCTCGCGGGCGGCAAGTTCTCCCTCAGCGGGGCGTTCGTCGGAGCGCTGCTGATCGCGACGCTCGACAAGACCGTGCTCTATCTCGGCATCTCGTCGTCGGCGACACCCGCGTTCAAGGCCATCGTGATCGTCGCGCTGTGCCTGCTGCAGTCCGAGCGCGTGCGGAGCTGGTTCCGCCGTCGACGCCAGGCGCCGCCTGTCGAACAGCTCACCGCGAAAGAGGAGGTGACGGCATGA
- a CDS encoding ABC transporter permease — MSVVTEARAPQIQETVLDRVRRMIGANPSVLPTIASVVIFVGMIVFGEVAYGRIVQANTLSNLLINNAHLIVLAVALTFVILTGGIDLSVGSIIALSSVAGVMLSNAGWNAIAVIVAMIGIGSLFGVISGVLIRYFGVQPFIATLAMMFLGRGLASLLSTKPERLGEDSPIRWIGVQLKIVDGPKVNDLVITPAVVIAVIVVAVAFFVLHRTRTGRTVYAIGGSESSALLMGLPVHRTKVLVYVISGSLAGLAAVLYTARLGTAQNITGIGWELDAIAAAVIGGTVLTGAYGYVLGSVIGALVLGLMNVLITRDGGIPPEMTTIITGGILLVFVLLQRAVTRKRE, encoded by the coding sequence ATGAGCGTCGTGACAGAGGCGCGAGCGCCGCAGATCCAGGAGACCGTGCTCGATCGCGTGCGCCGCATGATCGGAGCGAATCCCTCCGTGCTGCCGACCATCGCGTCTGTGGTCATCTTCGTGGGCATGATCGTGTTCGGCGAGGTCGCGTACGGCCGCATCGTGCAGGCCAACACGCTCTCGAACCTGCTGATCAACAACGCGCACCTGATCGTGCTCGCCGTGGCGCTGACCTTCGTGATCCTCACCGGCGGCATCGACCTGTCGGTCGGCTCGATCATCGCGCTGTCGTCGGTGGCCGGCGTGATGCTGTCCAACGCCGGATGGAACGCGATCGCGGTGATCGTCGCGATGATCGGCATCGGATCGCTGTTCGGCGTGATCTCCGGAGTGCTGATCCGCTACTTCGGCGTGCAGCCGTTCATCGCGACGCTGGCGATGATGTTCCTCGGACGCGGTCTCGCCTCTCTGCTCAGCACCAAGCCGGAGCGCCTGGGTGAGGACTCGCCCATCCGCTGGATCGGGGTGCAGCTCAAGATCGTCGACGGGCCGAAGGTCAACGACCTCGTGATCACGCCGGCCGTGGTGATCGCGGTGATCGTGGTCGCGGTGGCCTTCTTCGTCCTGCACCGCACGCGCACCGGCCGCACGGTCTATGCGATCGGCGGCTCGGAGAGCTCGGCGCTGCTGATGGGGCTTCCGGTGCACCGCACGAAGGTGCTCGTGTACGTGATCAGCGGTTCGCTCGCCGGTCTCGCGGCCGTGCTCTACACGGCTCGGCTCGGCACGGCGCAGAACATCACCGGTATCGGGTGGGAGCTCGACGCGATCGCCGCGGCGGTCATCGGCGGGACGGTGCTCACCGGCGCCTACGGCTACGTGCTCGGCTCGGTGATCGGCGCCCTCGTGCTGGGGCTGATGAACGTCCTGATCACGCGCGACGGCGGCATCCCGCCCGAGATGACCACGATCATCACCGGCGGCATCCTGCTCGTGTTCGTGCTGCTGCAGCGGGCGGTGACCCGGAAGCGGGAGTAG
- a CDS encoding glycoside hydrolase family 127 protein: MTMYDFTAPAAPVVPTRGRLRPLGVSEVRITGGFWGDRQAVNGTATLDHIESRLESEGWLPNFDLAAAGTLPAGRRGREFADSEVYKYLEALAWEIGRTDAAADAALEQRFRSVVARVAAAQEADGYVNTMFGRPGQGDRWSDLEWGHELYCLGHLFQAAVARHRTRPDADDGLVTIARRAADLVCRVFGPDGRDAICGHAEVEVGLAELGRALGEQRYIDQAALFVERHGHGSLAEIEWGQEYFQDDVPVRDAVALRGHSVRANYLASGATDVAIELSDDGLLDALRGQWDRTVERRTYVTGGQGSHHQDEAFGADWELPSDRAYSETCAGVGSIMFSWRLLLATGDTRHADLIERTLFNVVATSPAPDGRAFYYANTLHQRVPGVEADPEGTSPRASSSLRAPWFEVSCCPPNVARTFASLAAYVATADDDGVQVHQYAPASVRTTLPDDRAVSFDVVTGYPVDGGIRVTIAEDAEFTLTLRVPSWAEGATVRVDAGGESAQHPAEPGTIEIRRAFRAGDVVELTLPLVARVSSADPRVDAVRGTVVVERGPEVLALESIDFGADVVDAVVAGAPVEHDGSVRLPVRNRTSGQVTDAVLVPYHDWAHRGPSTMRVWIPTS, from the coding sequence ATGACGATGTACGACTTCACTGCACCGGCGGCGCCGGTGGTCCCCACGCGCGGTCGCCTGCGCCCGCTCGGCGTCTCCGAGGTGCGCATCACCGGAGGCTTCTGGGGCGATCGCCAGGCCGTCAACGGCACGGCGACGCTCGATCACATCGAATCGCGCCTCGAGTCGGAGGGCTGGCTGCCGAACTTCGATCTCGCTGCCGCCGGCACGCTTCCCGCCGGGCGCCGCGGCCGGGAGTTCGCCGACTCCGAGGTCTACAAGTACCTCGAGGCGCTCGCCTGGGAGATCGGACGGACGGATGCCGCGGCAGACGCCGCGCTCGAGCAGCGGTTCCGGTCGGTCGTGGCGCGCGTCGCTGCCGCGCAGGAGGCCGACGGCTACGTGAACACGATGTTCGGCCGCCCGGGCCAGGGCGACCGCTGGTCGGATCTGGAGTGGGGGCACGAGCTGTACTGCCTCGGGCATCTGTTCCAGGCGGCGGTCGCCAGGCACCGCACGCGACCGGATGCCGACGACGGGCTCGTCACGATCGCCCGACGCGCCGCGGACCTCGTCTGCCGCGTGTTCGGCCCCGACGGGCGCGATGCGATCTGCGGCCACGCCGAGGTCGAGGTCGGCCTCGCGGAACTCGGACGCGCACTCGGCGAGCAGCGCTACATCGATCAGGCCGCCCTGTTCGTCGAGCGGCACGGGCACGGGTCGCTCGCCGAGATCGAGTGGGGCCAGGAGTACTTCCAGGACGACGTTCCCGTGCGCGACGCCGTGGCACTGCGCGGGCATTCCGTGCGCGCCAACTACCTCGCGTCCGGGGCGACGGACGTCGCGATCGAGCTCTCCGACGACGGCCTGCTCGACGCGCTGCGCGGTCAGTGGGACCGCACGGTCGAGCGTCGCACGTATGTGACCGGCGGACAGGGCTCGCATCACCAGGACGAGGCGTTCGGCGCCGACTGGGAGCTGCCGAGCGACCGCGCCTACTCCGAGACCTGCGCCGGCGTGGGCTCGATCATGTTCTCGTGGCGCCTGCTGCTCGCGACCGGCGACACCCGGCACGCAGACCTCATCGAGCGGACGCTGTTCAACGTGGTGGCGACATCACCCGCGCCAGACGGACGAGCGTTCTACTACGCCAACACGCTGCATCAGCGCGTGCCGGGGGTCGAGGCCGATCCCGAGGGCACGTCCCCGCGCGCCTCGTCGTCGCTGCGCGCCCCCTGGTTCGAGGTCTCGTGCTGCCCGCCGAACGTGGCACGCACCTTCGCGAGCCTCGCCGCCTACGTCGCGACCGCCGACGACGACGGCGTGCAGGTGCACCAGTACGCGCCGGCATCCGTTCGCACGACGCTCCCCGACGACCGCGCGGTGTCCTTCGACGTCGTGACCGGATACCCGGTCGATGGCGGCATCCGCGTGACGATCGCCGAGGATGCGGAGTTCACGCTGACCCTTCGCGTGCCGTCGTGGGCCGAGGGGGCGACGGTGCGCGTGGATGCCGGTGGCGAGAGCGCGCAGCATCCGGCCGAGCCCGGCACGATCGAAATCCGCCGGGCGTTCCGCGCCGGCGACGTCGTCGAGCTGACCCTGCCGCTGGTCGCCCGGGTGAGCAGCGCCGATCCTCGCGTGGATGCCGTGCGCGGAACGGTCGTCGTCGAACGCGGCCCCGAGGTGCTCGCGCTGGAGTCGATCGACTTCGGAGCGGATGTCGTCGACGCGGTGGTCGCCGGAGCCCCGGTCGAGCACGACGGCAGCGTGCGGCTCCCGGTGCGCAACCGCACGTCCGGCCAGGTCACGGACGCCGTGCTGGTGCCGTACCACGACTGGGCCCACCGCGGTCCGTCGACGATGCGCGTCTGGATCCCGACGAGCTGA
- a CDS encoding carbohydrate ABC transporter permease, whose amino-acid sequence MSQTLTRTIVAPDHQPTTPRYRSKAARIVFGIPYWVFTTALAVIFLYPLIWTGVSSLSPVAGTSQTDGWGFGNYIALADYQAGIWVYLGNSLFVSVLTVALTLFISLLGGYAFARFSFPGKNALFLLTLAILMVPYATLLIPLYVILNAVGLQNSLVGVALVITMFQLPFSMFMMRISFESIPKEMDEAAMVDGCSSWGALWRVLLPAVKPGLVTVGLFAFLTAWNDFMAPLILINDSNRMTLPLAVANLRGQVQGVVDYGATEAGVVVLALPCIVLFLILQRHYVRGFMSGAFKG is encoded by the coding sequence ATGTCCCAGACACTGACGCGCACGATCGTCGCCCCGGACCACCAGCCCACGACCCCGCGATACCGCTCGAAGGCGGCGCGCATCGTCTTCGGCATCCCGTACTGGGTGTTCACGACCGCCCTCGCGGTGATCTTCCTCTACCCGCTCATCTGGACCGGGGTCTCGTCGCTCAGCCCGGTGGCGGGCACGAGCCAGACCGACGGCTGGGGCTTCGGCAACTACATCGCCCTCGCCGACTACCAGGCGGGCATCTGGGTGTACCTGGGCAACTCGCTCTTCGTCTCGGTGCTCACGGTCGCTCTCACCCTGTTCATCTCGCTGCTCGGCGGCTACGCGTTCGCCCGGTTCTCGTTCCCCGGCAAGAACGCGCTGTTCCTGCTCACCCTCGCGATCCTCATGGTGCCGTACGCGACGCTGCTGATCCCGCTCTACGTGATCCTCAACGCGGTCGGCCTGCAGAACTCGCTGGTGGGCGTGGCACTGGTGATCACGATGTTCCAGCTGCCGTTCTCGATGTTCATGATGCGCATCTCGTTCGAGTCGATCCCGAAGGAGATGGACGAGGCCGCGATGGTCGACGGATGCTCCAGCTGGGGCGCCCTGTGGCGGGTGCTGCTGCCGGCGGTCAAGCCGGGCCTCGTGACGGTCGGGCTGTTCGCGTTCCTCACAGCGTGGAACGACTTCATGGCCCCGCTGATCCTCATCAACGACTCCAACCGGATGACGCTGCCGCTCGCGGTCGCGAACCTCCGCGGGCAGGTGCAGGGCGTGGTCGACTACGGCGCGACCGAGGCCGGGGTGGTCGTGCTGGCACTCCCCTGCATCGTGCTCTTCCTGATCCTCCAACGACACTACGTGCGCGGCTTCATGTCCGGCGCCTTCAAGGGATGA
- a CDS encoding carbohydrate ABC transporter permease — translation MTSTAPPLRRRRARTGFGGPVQGWLYAAPTAIFVALLFVVPLVLVLQMSGSDWPLLSGNRGPNFPENYVDAVSHRLFWDSIRFTLLYTVITTVILIGLGLGLALLVQESTRWKGLLRTAFLIPSALGLASASLLFYVLYSPIAGPFAGLMKSWGITFLGTPEGALWSTIFLIVWRFAGFYMLLMLVGLQGIPDDIYEAARIDGSSRWQTFRYITVPLLKPTFALTTVMCVTGSLLAFEQFYILTKGGPDNSTMTVVQLIYNVAFQGQNSLGIAGALSVIVLLALIVINVFQLRAFRRPDES, via the coding sequence ATGACCTCGACCGCACCCCCGCTGCGCCGCCGCCGCGCGCGCACCGGATTCGGCGGCCCCGTGCAGGGCTGGCTCTACGCCGCCCCGACCGCGATCTTCGTGGCCCTGCTGTTCGTGGTGCCGCTGGTGCTCGTGCTGCAGATGTCGGGCTCCGACTGGCCGCTGCTCAGCGGCAACCGCGGCCCGAACTTCCCCGAGAACTACGTGGATGCCGTCAGCCATCGGCTCTTCTGGGACAGCATCCGCTTCACCCTGCTGTACACCGTCATCACGACCGTGATCCTCATCGGCCTGGGCCTCGGCCTCGCCCTCCTCGTGCAGGAGTCGACCCGCTGGAAGGGCCTCCTGCGCACGGCCTTCCTGATCCCGAGCGCGCTGGGGCTGGCATCCGCCTCGCTGCTGTTCTACGTGCTGTACTCCCCCATCGCCGGCCCCTTCGCGGGCCTGATGAAGTCGTGGGGCATCACGTTCCTCGGCACCCCCGAAGGCGCACTCTGGTCGACGATCTTCCTCATCGTGTGGCGCTTCGCCGGCTTCTACATGCTGCTCATGCTCGTGGGCCTGCAGGGCATCCCGGACGACATCTACGAAGCAGCGCGCATCGATGGCTCGAGCCGCTGGCAGACGTTCCGCTACATCACGGTGCCCCTCCTCAAGCCGACCTTCGCCCTCACGACCGTGATGTGCGTGACCGGGTCGCTGCTCGCGTTCGAGCAGTTCTACATCCTCACCAAGGGCGGCCCCGACAACAGCACCATGACCGTCGTGCAGCTCATCTACAACGTGGCCTTCCAAGGTCAGAACAGCCTCGGCATCGCCGGTGCCCTCTCGGTGATCGTGCTGCTCGCGCTCATCGTCATCAACGTCTTCCAGTTGCGCGCCTTCCGGCGTCCGGATGAGAGCTGA